A genomic stretch from Lathyrus oleraceus cultivar Zhongwan6 chromosome 2, CAAS_Psat_ZW6_1.0, whole genome shotgun sequence includes:
- the LOC127119222 gene encoding inactive poly [ADP-ribose] polymerase RCD1 → MEANKEKALDRAVLNLKRKRASRYATCPNGALRSVLPQWTSLISPRNKIVKRMRLNRYKSKPTNSEACIGQPLIRYYMNFKKSGCPERLMVYENGGWKDFPRDVVDLVRKDFDVKKAVVEVELNGHHLVLNFLHMYQMNLKSGLQQPIAWIDENGCCFFPEIYAASNEGPHDLCNQDSGKGHESFLQDPNEIKLHLEIEINGVDASQFGECSGESNVLVKHIQVDAKRACSKNDLEIEDSSNKMGDGNVGEPVEQNKNIGFNAYNETVYGKLDLDTVQNMFLKGISSFGSADIVEIYPFSSTLMQSRLELFEKQAEITKKFRGDANVQYAWLASSKGELSTMMTCGLGHCGLSASKCTHGIGVHLAAATCPFASANYCDVDENGVRHLVFCRVIMGNMELLRRGTRQFRPSSSDYDSGVDDIHNPRYYVVWNMNMNTHICPEFVVSFKVSSNAEGLLSGNERKNNIFGINSASQGPKILSRSESSTVDNGMATSLPKAPTSPWMPFPVLFAAITNKVPAKDMELIKVHYLHFRSKEMTRDDFVKKLRLIVGDALLRATINGLTGLQRKIPSQSSCAIKMES, encoded by the exons ATGGAAGCAAACAAAGAGAAGGCATTGGATAGGGCTGTGCTCAATCTGAAGCGAAAACGTGCTTCTCGATATGCTACATGTCCAAATGGAGCTCTGCGATCAGTGTTACCTCAATGGACATCACTCATATCACCGAGAAACAAGATCGTCAAACGAATGAGATTGAACAGGTACAAAAGCAAGCCTACAAATTCAGAGGCTTGTATTGGGCAGCCGTTAATTCGGTATTATATGAATTTTAAAAAGAGTGGATGCCCTGAACGTTTGATGGTCTATGAAAATGGTGGATGGAAGGACTTTCCCAGGGATGTTGTTGACTTGGTTAGGAAAGATTTTGATGTAAAAAAAGCAGTCGTGGAGGTTGAGTTAAATGGCCATCATCTTGTGCTGAATTTTTTGcacatgtatcagatgaatttgaAATCTGGTTTGCAGCAACCTATTGCTTGGATTGATGAGAACGGGTGTTGCTTTTTTCCTGAAATTTATGCCGCTTCTAATGAAGGGCCTCATGATCTCTGCAATCAGGACAGTGGAAAAGGTCATGAATCATTCCTCCAAGATCCCAATGAAATTAAATTACATTTAGAAATTGAAATAAACGGAGTGGATGCATCCCAATTTGGGGAGTGCAGCGGGGAGTCAAATGTTTTAGTTAAGCATATTCAAGTTGATGCTAAACGAGCCTGCAGTAAAAATGATTTAGAAATTGAAGATAGCAGTAATAAAATGGGAGATGGAAATGTTGGTGAACCTGTTGAGcaaaataaaaatataggttTTAATGCTTATAATGAAACTGTATATGGAAAGTTAGATTTGGATACTGTACAGAATATGTTTCTCAAGGGAATTAGTAGTTTTGGTAGTGCTGACATAGTTGAGATTTACCCCTTCTCAAGTACATTGATGCAATCACGATTGGAGCTGTTCGAGAAGCAAGCTGAAATTACAAAGAAATTCCGTGGGGATGCTAATGTTCAATATGCCTGGCTTGCTTCTTCTAAAGGAGAACTGTCTACTATGATGACCTGCGGGCTTGGCCATTGTGGACTATCTGCATCTAAATGCACACATGGCATTGGTGTTCATCTTGCAGCTGCTACCTGTCCTTTTGCCAG TGCTAATTATTGTGATGTTGACGAAAATGGGGTTCGGCACTTGGTCTTTTGCCGAGTAATAATGGGAAATATGGAGCTTCTCCGTCGTGGCACTAGACAGTTTCGTCCCAGTAGTAGTGACTATGATAGTGGGGTGGATGACATCCACAATCCAAGATACTATGTAGTATGGAACATGAACATGAACACCCACATCTGTCCAGAATTTGTTGTTAGTTTCAAGGTCTCTTCTAATGCTGAAG GCCTTCTTTCGGGAAATGAGagaaaaaataatatttttgggATTAATTCAGCTAGCCAAGGTCCTAAAATCTTGTCACGTTCAGAGTCTTCGACAGTAGACAAT GGAATGGCAACCAGTTTACCTAAAGCTCCAACATCCCCTTGGATGCCTTTTCCTGTGCTTTTTGCTGCTATCACAAACAAGGTTCCTGCCAAGGATATGGAACTTATCAAAGTACATTATCTGCACTTCAGG TCAAAAGAGATGACTCGGGATGATTTTGTGAAGAAGTTGAGGTTGATTGTGGGAGATGCGCTCTTACGAGCTACAATAAATGGTTTAACTGGTCTACAACGCAAG ATACCATCCCAGTCGTCTTGTGCGATCAAAATGGAATCCTGA